A section of the Pithys albifrons albifrons isolate INPA30051 chromosome 4, PitAlb_v1, whole genome shotgun sequence genome encodes:
- the POLR2K gene encoding DNA-directed RNA polymerases I, II, and III subunit RPABC4 has product MDSQKDVQPPKQQPMIYICGECHTENEIKARDPIRCRECGYRIMYKKRTKRLVVFDAR; this is encoded by the exons ATGGATTCACAGAAAGATGTTCAGCctccaaagcagcagccaaTGATCTACATTTGTGGAG AATGtcacacagaaaatgaaataaaggcaAGAGATCCTATCAGATGCAGAGAATGTGGCTACAGGATAATGTACaagaaaaggacaaagagaT TGGTGGTTTTTGATGCCCGATGA